The uncultured Dysgonomonas sp. genome contains the following window.
TTCTTCGCCTTTATCGGATTCGATTCTATATCTACCACTGCCGAAGAAAGTAAAAATCCGCAACGGGATATGCCCCGTGCCATGCTCTACTGCCTGGGTATCTGCACCATACTTTATGTAACGATAGCGCTGGTACTGACCGGAATGGTCAACTACAAAGAATTAGGTGTGGACGATCCTCTTGCGTACGTATTTCAGGTGGTGAATATGGACTTTGTAGCAGGCGTTATTTCCGCTACTGCAATTATTGCGATCACAAGCGCCATCCTTGTCTTTCAGATAGGGCAGCCTCGCATATGGATGAATATGAGCCGGGATGGTCTCCTTTGGCCTAAGTTTGGAAAGATTCACCCGAAATATAAGACTCCTGCTTTCTCTACTATTATCACGGGAATAGTTGTCTGTATACCGTCGCTGTTTCTGGATATGCAGTTTGTTGTAGACCTTACCAGTGTGGGCACATTCTTTGCTTTCATCCTTGTATGTGCGGGAGTGTTGTTCCTCGATCATAAAGGAGACAGTAAAAAGGCGAAATTCAAGGTGCCTTATATAAATGGACAGTATATCATTTTCATATTACTCATAGTTGCCGTATATTTGTTCGTCAGTAAGACGGATTTCCTGACAGTCATAAGCGAAAAACCGCTATTGATCGTTTTCTGGGCTGTGTGGCTGGGATTATCGGCAGCGGCATTCAAGTATAAGTTTTCACTATTGCCTGTAATGGGGATTCTTACCAACTTATACCTGATGACAGAGCTTGGCTGGTCCAACTGGGTCATGTTCATCATCTGGCTGGCAATAGGATTAGTCATATATCTGGGATACGGATATCACAAGAGTAAACTGGCTACTGCTAAAACAGTGGCAACACATATAAAAGAATAAGAAGAATGAAGGAAAAGGAAATGATTTTCGGCATACGTGCTGTTATAGAAGCGATCGAAGCCGGAAAAGAAATAGATAAGGTAATAATCAGGCGTGAACTACAAGGCGACTTGTCGAAAGAACTACTCACCCTGCTCAAATCTCATGATGTTGCCGTGCAACGCGTGCCAAACGAACGGTTAGACAGATTCACGCGCAAAAACCATCAGGGTGTTATCGCGTTCCTTTCGGCCATCACTTACGAAAAAATTGAAGATATAGTTCCTTTCCTTTACGAAAACGGAAAAGATCCCTTTATCCTCGTACTGGACGGCATTACCGATGTCCGCAATTTCGGGGCTATTGCCCGTACCTGCGAAGTGGCAGGCGTTAATGCGATTGTTATTCCGGCAAAGGGGAGCGTAACCGTAAATGCGGATGCGGTAAAAACATCGGCAGGAGCATTACTCAAAATTCCGGTTTGCAAAGAGCCGAATCTCACTTCTGCAATTCAATTCCTGAGAAACAGCGGAATAAAAGTTGTGGCAGCCAGCGAAAGAGGAGCAGATATCTACACCGAGATAGATTATACAGGCCCCATAGCCTTTGTGATGGGTGCTGAAGATACCGGTGTGGCGAACGAAAACCTGCGCATAGCCGATAATCTGGTAAAAATTCCTCAATTCGGCACTATCGGCTCACTGAATGTATCTGTGGCCGCGGGGGTGCTCATCTATGAAGTTATCCGCCAAAAGGGTTTAAAATAAGACAAAATCTTAAAATATAAAACGATGAAGAAAGTAATAGCCACTGATAAGGCTCCAGCGGCAATCGGCCCATACAGCCAGGCAATAGAAATAAACGGATTAATATTTATTTCGGGACAGTTACCGATCGATCCTGCTACCGGAGATTTTCCCTCGGAAGACATTAAGGAACAAACAGCGCAATCCTTCGCAAATATCAAAGCCATACTTGCCGAAGCAGGACTTACGACAGATAATATAGTAAAAACAACTGTATTATTGAATGATATAGCAAACTTTGCCGGGATGAACGAAGTGTATAACGCCCAGTTTACCGGAACATTTCCCGCCCGCTCGGCCTTTGCAGTAAAGGATCTTCCGAAAGGCGCATTGGTAGAGATAGAAGTTATTGCTGCTCGCTAATCGCTGAATAAAAAACAATATAAATAAAATATCCTTTTGATTATTGCGTTTCTCATTTTGTAGAAACTCAGAAAAATGACTGTTGAAGAGAAATATATGTACCGCTGCCTGCAATTGGCTCAGAATGGGAGAGGCTTCACAAGTCCTAACCCAATGGTAGGTGCAGTTATAGTCCATCAAGATAAAATTATCGGCGAAGGCTACCATCGTCAGTATGGCAAAGCACATGCCGAAGTAAATGCGGTAAACAGTGTTAAGTACAAAACCTTGCTAAAGGATTCTACAATTTATGTTTCTCTTGAGCCATGCTCTCATCATGGAAAAACCCCGCCCTGCGCCCAACTAATCATTGACAATCAAATACCTAAGGTGGTAGTTGCGTGCCTCGATCCCTACCCTGCCGTATCGGGACGAGGAATAAAAATGCTGCAAGATGCAGGTATAGAGGTTTCTGTGGGCGTATTGGAGAAAGAGGCGCAGGCTCTTAACAGAGCGTTTTTCACCACGCAAATCCGCAATCGCCCCTACATATATCTGAAATGGGCGCAGACACAGGACGGCTTTATAGATAAAGAACGATGTGAAGGGGAAAAACCACAGCCTACCCCTATTTCGAATGAATTTTCACGTATGCTTGTGCATAAGAAAAGGGCGGAGACCGCAGCTATTATGATAGGAACTAACACTGCAGTAAACGACAATCCATCCCTGACCACGCGTTACTGGTACGGGAAAAGCCCTGTGCGGGTCATCATAGACAGACAGGGCAGGATACCTTCAGGTTACCAATTATTTGATGGAAAAGTAAAAACAATCATATTTACAGAGAAGGATTTATACGAAAAACAAACCGACAGCGTTATTTATATCCGGACGGACTTTAACGAAAGCCTCTTTGAAAATATATTCTCCATATTGAAAAGTCACAAAATAGACTCAGTCCTCGTCGAAGGCGGACGTGAACTCTTGCAAAGCCTGATAGATATACAAATGTGGGATGAGGCATATATCGAGACTTCAAATGCCTGTTTCGGCAAAGGAGTAAAGGCCCCCGACATCAGGGGATATGTCTTAAACAAAGGACATTGGGGATCATCTGAATATGTGCATTTAAGCACTACAGATACTTATAAAATTATATAAATATTAGATTTATTGACGCGTAAGCCGAAATTCTTTCTATTTTTGCACATTGATACTGAATAAATCTGTTTAAACTAATGAGATTGAAGCAAATTACTAAATTATTATTCATCTTTTTATCTGTCTTTGCACTAAGTTCATGTAATGACAGTTCATCTGAATACGATACTTCCGCATTATCGGGAGACTCACAGATTTCGAGCTTCAAAATAGCGGCATTGCCCTATACTGCTATAGATACGGTAAATTATCCGTCACTGACAACAACAAGGTTCTCTATAGACCAGTTTAGCCGGCTGATATACAATCCCGATTCGTTGCCTTACCAAACTACACTGAGGAAATGTGCAGTTACTCTATCGTATACCGCCGGGAGTATAGGAAAAGTAGAATTAGTATACCCTAAGGATTCTATAGTTGATTGGAATACGACGGATTCGGTAGATTTCTCTACTTATCTGTATCCTAAATTCAGGATTACTCCTCTCAACGGTCAAGATCCAAGAGAATATACCGTAAAAATATTGGTGCATAAGGTAGATCCGGATACATTAGTTTGGAAAGAAAAAACCGTAACTAACTATCCTGCTTCTTTCAACAAACAAAAAACCTTGCTGGTCAATGGAGTATTCTATACATTCACTGCCGGCACCGACAATAAAGTATATTTATCCAAAGCAGATAAGCCTGAAAAAGCAGAAGACGCCCTGTCTTATGGAAATAAAGAAGCTGTTTCGACACTCGATGCTTCCACACTAATTCTAGAAAGTATAACATTCTTCAATAATGAATTTTATGCAGTAGACAAGAATAAGCAAGGCTATACTTCTGATATAGAAGGTACATCATG
Protein-coding sequences here:
- a CDS encoding amino acid permease is translated as MSLNSFFRKKNIDSISGDGDSIGSGMKRVLGVRDLTLFGIAAIVGAGIFSTIGRAAFHGGPAVSLLFVFVAIACVFTALCYAQFASMISVSGSAYTYTYVSLGEIFAWVIGWALILEYAVSNMVIAISWSEYFTTLLEGFGIMWPDWLGIGYSTAYKAYNIVSQGVTDLPYHTIKAAQTYQNAPELFGTKILINLPAGLVVTALTFLVFIGIKESKFVNNLLVYLKIGIILLVIGVGVFFVKPENWSPFAPNGLQGVLGGVAAVFFAFIGFDSISTTAEESKNPQRDMPRAMLYCLGICTILYVTIALVLTGMVNYKELGVDDPLAYVFQVVNMDFVAGVISATAIIAITSAILVFQIGQPRIWMNMSRDGLLWPKFGKIHPKYKTPAFSTIITGIVVCIPSLFLDMQFVVDLTSVGTFFAFILVCAGVLFLDHKGDSKKAKFKVPYINGQYIIFILLIVAVYLFVSKTDFLTVISEKPLLIVFWAVWLGLSAAAFKYKFSLLPVMGILTNLYLMTELGWSNWVMFIIWLAIGLVIYLGYGYHKSKLATAKTVATHIKE
- the rlmB gene encoding 23S rRNA (guanosine(2251)-2'-O)-methyltransferase RlmB — translated: MKEKEMIFGIRAVIEAIEAGKEIDKVIIRRELQGDLSKELLTLLKSHDVAVQRVPNERLDRFTRKNHQGVIAFLSAITYEKIEDIVPFLYENGKDPFILVLDGITDVRNFGAIARTCEVAGVNAIVIPAKGSVTVNADAVKTSAGALLKIPVCKEPNLTSAIQFLRNSGIKVVAASERGADIYTEIDYTGPIAFVMGAEDTGVANENLRIADNLVKIPQFGTIGSLNVSVAAGVLIYEVIRQKGLK
- a CDS encoding RidA family protein, translating into MKKVIATDKAPAAIGPYSQAIEINGLIFISGQLPIDPATGDFPSEDIKEQTAQSFANIKAILAEAGLTTDNIVKTTVLLNDIANFAGMNEVYNAQFTGTFPARSAFAVKDLPKGALVEIEVIAAR
- the ribD gene encoding bifunctional diaminohydroxyphosphoribosylaminopyrimidine deaminase/5-amino-6-(5-phosphoribosylamino)uracil reductase RibD; the protein is MTVEEKYMYRCLQLAQNGRGFTSPNPMVGAVIVHQDKIIGEGYHRQYGKAHAEVNAVNSVKYKTLLKDSTIYVSLEPCSHHGKTPPCAQLIIDNQIPKVVVACLDPYPAVSGRGIKMLQDAGIEVSVGVLEKEAQALNRAFFTTQIRNRPYIYLKWAQTQDGFIDKERCEGEKPQPTPISNEFSRMLVHKKRAETAAIMIGTNTAVNDNPSLTTRYWYGKSPVRVIIDRQGRIPSGYQLFDGKVKTIIFTEKDLYEKQTDSVIYIRTDFNESLFENIFSILKSHKIDSVLVEGGRELLQSLIDIQMWDEAYIETSNACFGKGVKAPDIRGYVLNKGHWGSSEYVHLSTTDTYKII
- a CDS encoding DUF6242 domain-containing protein; amino-acid sequence: MRLKQITKLLFIFLSVFALSSCNDSSSEYDTSALSGDSQISSFKIAALPYTAIDTVNYPSLTTTRFSIDQFSRLIYNPDSLPYQTTLRKCAVTLSYTAGSIGKVELVYPKDSIVDWNTTDSVDFSTYLYPKFRITPLNGQDPREYTVKILVHKVDPDTLVWKEKTVTNYPASFNKQKTLLVNGVFYTFTAGTDNKVYLSKADKPEKAEDALSYGNKEAVSTLDASTLILESITFFNNEFYAVDKNKQGYTSDIEGTSWSKEGISNNVTNIVGVIPTLDAATDLLLVITGDQFATTTDLKTLVAKGTIDSDFPTTGYSSLTHNDRNNLNNCILTVTKNISPGYVKTWSIKITSDNSLQVASNQSNPVIPKKDGVVTFLYNGYMYALTGNSFYKTLSYGYKWTTAPNKEILDTRIPKASGQSVIVDDENYIWVFGGVPDSGTSPIQKVWIGRINKLRPKL